CCGAGCCCGTACGCGAAACCTACGGGCTCTTTGAGTCGGTCGGGATGGCGTTTTCGCAGATCGGCCAGATCATGGTCGCGCTGGTCGGGTTCATCGGGCAGCTCATAACCGGTCAGGAGAGCTTCTACGACAACGTAACGGGGCCGGTCGGGATAGTCAGCGTGAGCAGCGAGTCGGTCACGCAGGGGATATACCCGGTGCTTCTGGCGTTTATCAGCTTGAACCTCGCGGTCTTCAACCTGCTGCCGCTCTTGCCGCTTGACGGGGGGCACCTGCTCTTCATCGCCCTGGAGAAAGTCTTCCGCAGACCCATAAGCGAGGCGACCATGAACAAGGTCGCGCTCTTCGGGATAATGCTCGTGTTGACGCTGTTTCTGTTCGCAACGTACGCGGACCTGAGTAAACTCTTCACCGGGCAACCGTTTATCCCGGATCAGTGACAAAGGTCAGCCCCCGACGTTAAACAGATGTTAACCCTGCAAAGTGGGGAAAACGTGTGAAAACGTTCCGGAAGCGGGGTAGAAGAACACGGTAGAATCCAGACAGGCAACTTTGGGAGACGAGAGCGAATGACAGAGGCAGCGGTGCAGGAGCGTCCGGTTACGAGTCGTCAGATCACGGTCGGCGGCGTGCCGATCGGGGGCGGGGCCGAGGTTGCGGTTCAGTCCATGACGAACACGATGACCTACGATGTCGAGGCCACGGTGCAGCAGGTCTACGACCTTAACGCCGCCGGGGCCGACCTCGTGCGCGTCTCGGTCAACGGCTCGAAGGCTCTGGAGGGTTTCAAGCAGGTTGTTTACCGGACGCCCGTGCCGCTTATCGCGGACATCCACTTCGACTACCGGATGGCGCTCGGCGCGTCGGACGCGGGGGCGGCGTGCGTCCGCATCAACCCCGGCAACATCGGCAACGACGACCGTTTCAGGAAGGTTATCGAAAAGTGCCAGGAGAACGGCACGGCCATGAGGATCGGGGTCAATTCCGGCTCGGTCGAGAAGCGTTACTGGGATTTGCCGAAGGAAGAGGCCCTTGTCGCGAGCGCGCTTCAGAAGGTCGAGATCGCCGAGAGCATGGACTTCTACAACTTCAAGGTCAGCCTGAAGGCAAGCCACGTCCCGGAGATGGTCGAGGCGAACCGGAAGTTCCGCGAGCACTCCGACGCGCCGATCCACCTCGGCGTGACCGAGGCCGGGACCAAGCTGAACGGCGCTATAAAGACCGCGGCGGGCTTCGGACAGCTTCTTCCGTACGGGATCGGGGACACCATCCGCGTATCGCTCGCCGAGAACCCGGTCGAGGAGATACCGGTCGCGTACTCGATACTCTCGGCGCTCAACCTTCGCCACCGCGGGCCGAACGTCATCGCCTGCCCGTCGTGCGCCCGGACGCTCGGCTTCGACGTTATAAGCATGGCGAGCAAGGTCGAGGATGCGCTCGTCGGCTACGAGGACCACTTCACCGTCGCGGTGATGGGCTGCATCGTCAACGGCCCCGGCGAGGCGCGCGACGCCGACTACGGGGTCGCGGGCGGCAAGGACAGCGGGGTTATCTTCGCCAAGGGCGAGCCGCTGCGCCAGGTCGAGCGCGACGATATCTTCGAGGCGCTCTTCGAGGAGATATCGAAGGACGGCCGGAAGTAGCAAGTCCTGGGCCCCCGTACGGCGGCGGGTGTCTGTGCGGGGCGGTCCGTTACTCGGTCTCGGGAAGCCCGGAGGCCGTCTCGGTCTGTCACTGCAACTCCTGTCGCAGGGCCGTCGGCGCGACGCCCGTAACGTGGGTTATCTTCTGGTCTGAACACTTCGAGATGCAGGGGCGCCCCCCGTCTCCTACCCGTCCTCGGCGAACGCGACGCGGACGTTCTGCGGTCGGTGCGGGACTTCGCTTACCTTCAGGGGGGATAACTCGCCCGAGTCCGTAGACATAACCCTTGCCAGCTTCGACGAACCCACCCGGTTTGTTCCCGAGCGGTACATCTGGCTGGAAGACCGGGTCACCGCGCCGGAACCGGGGCTTGCCAGGTACGGGCAGGATCCTCTCTGAGCCCGGTTTCGGGGTTCGCGAACACCTTGTAACCGGGGTACTCTGGGATATAATTCACTACGTTGTATGGGAGCAAGGGGTCCTCGGACTCGTTGCTTTTTTTATCGTCTTTTGTAACTGTTTTATACGGAGAAGGTGGTTGAAACGGCGAGTTTGGAGCGGTTGTCCAGGGTGGTCGAAGAGGCCCTGCCGGAGGGGGCCGAGCTTGTAGAGGCTCGGTTCTCGGGTGGGCCTCTTTTGACGCTGCTCATAGACAACCTGCGCGGCAGCGTGGACCACGAGTTCACGGTGCGGATCTCGCGGGCCATCTCTCCGGCGCTTGAAGGTGAAGGCTACGACGGGATGGTCGAGGTGTCCTCACCGGGCATCGAGCGCCCCCTGACGAAGCCGTCCCACTTCGAGCGTTTCACGGGGCATGAGGCGAGGGTTCGAACCTCGGAGGCGGTAGACGGGACCGACGGACGAAGAAAGTTCGCCGGGGTTATCGCCGGGGCGGGGAAGTCGGACTTCACGCTCAAGCTAGAGGACGATGGTTCGGAGATCGCAATAGACTACGCGAACGTAACACGGGCCATCCTCAAGGAGGATCTCGACAAATGAATACCGCACTACTTTCCGCGCTGCACGACATAGAAACCGACAAGGGGATTCCGTTCCCCACGATAGTGGAAGTTCTTGAAGCCTCCCTGCTCTCGGCCTACGAGGAGCGCGAGGGCGCCGAAGAGGGGGCCGAGGTCGTCTTTGACCGGGAGACCGGTGATCTGCGGGTCGTCAGGGACGGTGAGGACATAACCCCGACGGACTTCACCCGCGTCGCGGCGAACGCGATGCGCAGCAACTTCATCGGGCGTCTGAACGAGGTCCACAACGATCGGCTCCTCGAAGAGTACGGCGACCGGATGGGCGAGGTCATAACCGGGATAGTCCAGCAGGCTCACCGCAGGATGACGATAGTGGATCTCGGGCAGGTCGAGGCCCTGCTCCCGGCCAGCGAGCAGGCGCCCGGTGAACGCTACGAAAACGGACAGCGGCTCAAGGTATATCTGCTGGAGATAAGGGAACCGGGCAGGAGCGGCCCCGCGCTCACCGTCAGCCGCCGCAACGAGGGTCTGCTGCGCGGTCTGTTCACGCTGGAAGTACCGGAGATCTACGACAACCTCGTGGAGATCAAGGCCGTAGCCCGCGAGGCGGGGCTTCGCTCGAAGGTCGCGGTCTGGTCGAACGAGATGGGCATAGACCCGGTCGGGGCGTGCGTTGGGCCGAGGGGCAGCCGGGTCCGCGCGGTCGTTTCGGAGCTTCGCAACGAGAAGATAGACATCATCCAGTGGGACCCCGACCCGGCCCGGTTTATCGCCAAAGCGCTTTCTCCGGCTCGCGTCCGGGAAGTGTATCTGGATGAGGACGAGCAGCAGGCCGAGGTTATAGTGCCGGACGATCAGCTCTCCCTGGCTATCGGGCGCGAGGGGCAGAACGCGCGGCTCGCGGTCAAGTTGACGGACTGGAAGATAGACATAAAGCCCGAGAGTCAGGCGATGGATCTGGAAGAAGACGGCGAGGAGTGGGAGCCGGACGAGGACTCGGCGATGCACCGCTGTCGCGCCGTTTTGTCGAACGGCAGGCGCTGCGCGAACATGGCGCTTGCCGGGTCGCTTTTCTGTGGCATCCCGTCGCATCAGGATCAGGCCAAAGACTTCGAGGAGATGGTCGAGGGCTAGCCGGTTTCGCGAAGGAAGACTTGGTGAGGCGGCAGAATCGGCGGGACCGACAGGAGGATACAGATGAGCAGGCGTGTGTACGAGATCGCAAAGGAACAGAACCTCGATAATAAAGAGGTGATCAAGAAACTGAACGACGCCGGGCTGGAGGTCAAGCACCACTCGGCTTCCATAGGAGACTCGGACTACGACAAGGTCTTCGGCAAGAACGCAAACGGCGCGGCGTCCTCGCCGCAGCCGACCGCAACGTCCGGGAACGGGGCGCAGGAACCGGCAAAGACGGAAAGCACGGAGAATAAGAGCCGGGGCGGGAGCAAGAAGCGTCGGCGGGTCGTTATAGACGCCAGCGCAAGAAACAACAACCGCGACGCCGGACGTGAGAACCGGGGTGGTAAGCAGGCTCAGAGCGGCAACGGAAACGGTGCCCCGAAGGCCGCCCCGAAGGTTGAAGAAACCGCACCCAAAGAGCCGGAGACTATCAAGGTGGAGCCGGGCGCGACGGTCGCGGACGTGGCGGAGGCCGTCGGGGTCCCGTCGGCGCGGATAGTGAAGATCCTCTTTGACATGGGTGAGATGCGGACCCAGACCCAGACGCTCTCGACGGAGGAGATAGAACTCGTCGCCGAGGAACTCGAGGTCAGGGTCGAGGTCGTGTCGGAGGATGTGGTCGCGGAGGAACCCGTCTACGACGATGCCGAGGCCGACCTTGTCGAGAAGGCCCCGGTCGTTACGGTTATGGGGCACGTGGACCACGGCAAGACAAGCCTTCTGGACCGCATCCGCCGGGAGAACGTGCAGTCCGGTGAGGCGGGCGGCATCACGCAGCACATCGGCGCGTACCAGGTGACGAACGACGACGGCAGAAAAGTAACGTTTATAGATACGCCGGGCCACGAGGCGTTCACCGAGATGCGCGCTCGCGGCGCAAAGGTAACGGATGTGGTCGTGCTGGTCGTGGCCGCCGACGACGGAATCATGCCCCAGACCGACGAGGCCATCGAGCACTCAAAGGCCGCCGGGGTTCCGCTGGTGGTCGCGGTGAACAAGATAGACGTCCCGAACGCGAACGTCGACAAGACGCTCGGAGAGCTCTCCGAGCGCGGCCTTATCCCAGAGGCTTACGGCGGTGAAACGGTCACGGTTCA
This sequence is a window from Rubrobacter indicoceani. Protein-coding genes within it:
- the ispG gene encoding flavodoxin-dependent (E)-4-hydroxy-3-methylbut-2-enyl-diphosphate synthase, whose protein sequence is MTEAAVQERPVTSRQITVGGVPIGGGAEVAVQSMTNTMTYDVEATVQQVYDLNAAGADLVRVSVNGSKALEGFKQVVYRTPVPLIADIHFDYRMALGASDAGAACVRINPGNIGNDDRFRKVIEKCQENGTAMRIGVNSGSVEKRYWDLPKEEALVASALQKVEIAESMDFYNFKVSLKASHVPEMVEANRKFREHSDAPIHLGVTEAGTKLNGAIKTAAGFGQLLPYGIGDTIRVSLAENPVEEIPVAYSILSALNLRHRGPNVIACPSCARTLGFDVISMASKVEDALVGYEDHFTVAVMGCIVNGPGEARDADYGVAGGKDSGVIFAKGEPLRQVERDDIFEALFEEISKDGRK
- the nusA gene encoding transcription termination factor NusA encodes the protein MNTALLSALHDIETDKGIPFPTIVEVLEASLLSAYEEREGAEEGAEVVFDRETGDLRVVRDGEDITPTDFTRVAANAMRSNFIGRLNEVHNDRLLEEYGDRMGEVITGIVQQAHRRMTIVDLGQVEALLPASEQAPGERYENGQRLKVYLLEIREPGRSGPALTVSRRNEGLLRGLFTLEVPEIYDNLVEIKAVAREAGLRSKVAVWSNEMGIDPVGACVGPRGSRVRAVVSELRNEKIDIIQWDPDPARFIAKALSPARVREVYLDEDEQQAEVIVPDDQLSLAIGREGQNARLAVKLTDWKIDIKPESQAMDLEEDGEEWEPDEDSAMHRCRAVLSNGRRCANMALAGSLFCGIPSHQDQAKDFEEMVEG
- the rimP gene encoding ribosome maturation factor RimP codes for the protein MVETASLERLSRVVEEALPEGAELVEARFSGGPLLTLLIDNLRGSVDHEFTVRISRAISPALEGEGYDGMVEVSSPGIERPLTKPSHFERFTGHEARVRTSEAVDGTDGRRKFAGVIAGAGKSDFTLKLEDDGSEIAIDYANVTRAILKEDLDK
- the infB gene encoding translation initiation factor IF-2; its protein translation is MSRRVYEIAKEQNLDNKEVIKKLNDAGLEVKHHSASIGDSDYDKVFGKNANGAASSPQPTATSGNGAQEPAKTESTENKSRGGSKKRRRVVIDASARNNNRDAGRENRGGKQAQSGNGNGAPKAAPKVEETAPKEPETIKVEPGATVADVAEAVGVPSARIVKILFDMGEMRTQTQTLSTEEIELVAEELEVRVEVVSEDVVAEEPVYDDAEADLVEKAPVVTVMGHVDHGKTSLLDRIRRENVQSGEAGGITQHIGAYQVTNDDGRKVTFIDTPGHEAFTEMRARGAKVTDVVVLVVAADDGIMPQTDEAIEHSKAAGVPLVVAVNKIDVPNANVDKTLGELSERGLIPEAYGGETVTVQVSAKTGEGIDELVENILIVAELEDLKANPSAGASGYVIEGERDPGRGPVATLLLNRGTLHKGDIVLAGTAYGRVRAMLDYRGKRIQDAGPATPVEILGLSGVPEAGTHFEVVKHERQARGKAQQAEEAMRRQELAEGGRRLTLDQLLGQEGSSDLNLVVKADVAGSVEALKESLAKLTNDEVRVNIVRSGVGAITDSDAMLASASGGILLGFNVRPTNTAKQVAEREGVEIRTYDVIYKALEEIEDAMRGMLAPEEREQETGTAEIREVFRVPNIGAIGGCYVTNGEISRNDRVRVVRDGTVVYEGNVASMRRFKDDVRSVREGFECGVGVENFNDVKEGDVLEFFRIVEIPR